One Streptomyces sp. L2 genomic window carries:
- the trpB gene encoding tryptophan synthase subunit beta, which produces MSSEFFIPDPEGQVPTPEGYFGAFGGKFIPEALVAAVDEVAVEYDKAKSDPEFARELNELMVDYTGRPSALTEVPRFAGHAGGARIFLKREDLNHTGSHKINNVLGQALLTKRMGKTRVIAETGAGQHGVATATACALFGLDCTIYMGEIDTKRQALNVARMRMLGAEVVAVKSGSRTLKDAINEAFRDWVANVDHTHYLFGTVAGPHPFPAMVRDFHRVIGVEARRQLLERAGRLPDAAIACVGGGSNAIGLFHAFIPDAGVRLIGCEPAGHGIETGEHAATLSAGEPGILHGSRSYVLQDDEGQITEPYSISAGLDYPGIGPEHSYLKDSGRGEYRAVTDDAAMQALRLLSRTEGIIPAIESAHALAGALEVGRELGPDGLIVVNLSGRGDKDMDTAARYFGLYDTDAEVAADAADTAEIEGDAK; this is translated from the coding sequence ATGTCCAGTGAGTTCTTCATCCCCGACCCGGAGGGTCAGGTCCCCACGCCCGAGGGCTATTTCGGCGCGTTCGGCGGCAAGTTCATCCCGGAGGCCCTCGTCGCCGCCGTGGACGAGGTCGCCGTCGAGTACGACAAGGCCAAGTCCGACCCCGAGTTCGCCCGCGAGCTGAACGAGCTGATGGTCGACTACACCGGCCGTCCCAGCGCGCTGACCGAAGTGCCGCGGTTCGCCGGGCACGCCGGCGGCGCCCGGATCTTCCTGAAGCGGGAAGACCTCAACCACACCGGCTCCCACAAGATCAACAATGTCCTCGGCCAGGCCCTGCTCACCAAGCGCATGGGCAAGACCCGGGTCATCGCCGAGACCGGCGCAGGCCAGCACGGCGTGGCGACGGCGACCGCCTGCGCGCTGTTCGGCCTCGACTGCACCATCTACATGGGCGAGATCGACACCAAGAGGCAGGCCCTCAACGTCGCCCGCATGCGCATGCTCGGCGCCGAGGTCGTCGCGGTGAAGTCCGGCAGCCGCACCCTCAAGGACGCCATCAACGAGGCGTTCCGCGACTGGGTCGCCAACGTGGACCACACGCACTACCTGTTCGGCACGGTCGCGGGCCCCCACCCCTTCCCGGCGATGGTCCGCGACTTCCACCGCGTGATCGGCGTCGAGGCGCGGCGGCAGCTGCTGGAGCGCGCGGGCCGCCTCCCCGACGCCGCCATCGCCTGCGTCGGCGGCGGCTCCAACGCCATCGGCCTCTTCCACGCCTTCATCCCCGACGCGGGCGTACGCCTCATCGGCTGCGAGCCCGCCGGTCACGGCATCGAGACCGGTGAGCACGCCGCCACCCTCTCGGCCGGTGAGCCCGGCATCCTGCACGGCTCGCGGTCGTACGTCCTCCAGGACGACGAGGGCCAGATCACCGAGCCGTACTCGATCTCGGCCGGCCTGGACTACCCGGGCATCGGCCCGGAGCACTCCTACCTCAAGGACAGCGGCCGCGGCGAGTACCGCGCGGTCACCGACGACGCCGCCATGCAGGCCCTGCGCCTGCTGTCGCGCACCGAGGGCATCATCCCGGCCATCGAGAGCGCCCACGCCCTCGCCGGCGCCCTGGAGGTCGGCCGGGAACTGGGACCGGACGGGCTGATCGTCGTCAACCTGTCCGGCCGCGGCGACAAGGACATGGACACCGCCGCCCGGTACTTCGGCCTCTACGACACCGACGCCGAGGTCGCGGCCGACGCGGCCGACACCGCAGAGATCGAGGGGGACGCCAAGTGA
- the trpA gene encoding tryptophan synthase subunit alpha, with protein MSGNIQLLTDTLAAAKAEGRAALIAYLPAGFPTVDGGIEAVKAAFDGGADVVEVGLPHSDPVLDGPVIQTADDIALRGGVRIADVMRTVREAHEATGKPVLIMTYWNPIDRYGVERFTAELAEAGGAGCILPDLPVQESALWREHADKHGLATVFVVAPSSKDQRLAQITAAGSGFVYAASLMGVTGTRESVGAQAQDLVERTRATGTDVPVCVGLGVSNAAQAAEVAGFADGVIVGSAFVKRMLDAPDHAAGLDAVRALAGDLAKGVRGQA; from the coding sequence GTGAGCGGGAACATTCAGCTGCTGACCGACACCCTCGCCGCCGCCAAGGCGGAGGGCCGGGCCGCGCTCATCGCCTACCTGCCCGCCGGGTTCCCGACCGTGGACGGCGGCATCGAGGCCGTCAAGGCGGCCTTCGACGGCGGCGCCGACGTCGTCGAGGTGGGCCTGCCGCACAGCGACCCGGTCCTGGACGGCCCGGTCATCCAGACCGCCGACGACATCGCGCTGCGCGGCGGCGTCCGGATCGCGGACGTCATGCGGACCGTCCGGGAGGCCCACGAGGCCACCGGCAAGCCGGTCCTGATCATGACGTACTGGAACCCCATCGACCGCTACGGCGTCGAGCGCTTCACCGCCGAACTCGCCGAGGCGGGCGGGGCGGGCTGCATCCTGCCCGACCTGCCGGTCCAGGAGTCCGCCCTGTGGCGGGAGCACGCCGACAAGCACGGCCTCGCGACCGTGTTCGTCGTCGCCCCCAGCAGCAAGGACCAGCGGCTCGCGCAGATCACCGCGGCCGGCAGCGGCTTCGTCTACGCGGCCTCCCTCATGGGGGTCACGGGCACGCGCGAGTCCGTCGGCGCGCAGGCCCAGGACCTGGTGGAACGCACCCGGGCCACCGGCACCGACGTGCCGGTCTGCGTCGGCCTCGGCGTCTCCAACGCCGCCCAGGCCGCCGAGGTGGCCGGCTTCGCCGACGGCGTGATCGTCGGCTCGGCGTTCGTGAAGCGCATGCTGGACGCCCCCGACCACGCGGCCGGCCTCGACGCCGTCCGCGCGCTCGCCGGGGACCTCGCGAAGGGCGTGCGCGGACAGGCGTGA
- a CDS encoding thioredoxin domain-containing protein — MSEKNRDGKRTARERLAVEREKQKSAEKRRRTLIVGASVVCVLGLAAVIGVVAANAGKDKGSSAGPVVAPSGAQGKDSLAIPVGKDSAKSTLTVWEDFRCPACKAFEAAYRPTLHELADSGKLRIEYHLVRLIDGNTNGKGSLHAANAAACAQDAGKFRDYHDVLYENQPEESDDAFADDAKLIQLAGKVPGLDTPAFRACVKDGKHNAWVNKSHQAFEAGKFGGTPTVLLGDKNIYQDQTMTPAKLKQMVEAADQG; from the coding sequence GTGAGCGAGAAGAACCGTGACGGAAAGCGCACCGCCCGGGAGCGGCTGGCGGTCGAGCGCGAGAAGCAGAAGTCCGCGGAGAAGCGGCGGCGCACGCTGATCGTGGGCGCGAGCGTGGTCTGCGTCCTCGGCCTCGCGGCGGTGATCGGCGTGGTCGCCGCGAACGCCGGCAAGGACAAGGGCAGCAGCGCCGGACCGGTCGTCGCGCCCTCCGGCGCGCAGGGCAAGGACAGCCTCGCCATCCCCGTCGGCAAGGACAGCGCCAAGTCCACGCTCACGGTCTGGGAGGACTTCCGCTGCCCGGCCTGCAAGGCCTTCGAGGCGGCGTACCGGCCGACGCTGCACGAGCTGGCGGACTCCGGCAAGCTCAGGATCGAGTACCACCTGGTCCGGCTGATCGACGGAAACACCAACGGCAAGGGCTCCCTGCACGCGGCGAACGCGGCGGCCTGCGCCCAGGACGCCGGAAAGTTCCGCGACTACCACGACGTGCTGTACGAGAACCAGCCCGAGGAGAGCGACGACGCCTTCGCGGACGACGCCAAGCTGATCCAGCTGGCCGGCAAGGTGCCCGGCCTGGACACCCCCGCGTTCCGGGCCTGCGTCAAGGACGGCAAGCACAACGCCTGGGTGAACAAGTCGCACCAGGCGTTCGAGGCCGGCAAGTTCGGCGGCACGCCCACGGTCCTGCTCGGCGACAAGAACATCTACCAGGACCAGACGATGACCCCGGCCAAGCTGAAGCAGATGGTGGAGGCGGCCGACCAGGGGTAA
- a CDS encoding CoA transferase: protein MNATPTTPDTDTGTCGTPLDGLRVLDLATLFAGPMAATLLGDFGAEVIKVEHPGRPDPSRGHGPAKDGVGLWWKVLGRNKRAITLDLSKRGGRATLLRLAATADVIVENFRPGTLEKWDLGWEVLSAANPRLVLTRVTAFGQFGPYAHRPGFGTLAEAMSGFAAVTGEPDAPPTLPPFGLADSVAGLATAYAVLTALAARERTGEGQVVDMAIIEPILAVLGPQPTWYDQLGYVQERTGNRSANNAPRNTYRTADGHWVAVSTSAQSVAERVLRLVGRPELIDEPWFATGAERAAHAGVLDEAVGAWISARPRTEVLTAFEKAEAAAAPVQDVREVMTDPQYQALHTVTTVDDPELGPLRMQNVLFRLSSTPGTIRWAGRPHGADTDAVLGELGLTPAELRALREEGAL from the coding sequence ATGAACGCGACCCCGACGACTCCAGACACGGACACGGGCACCTGCGGCACCCCGCTGGACGGCCTGCGCGTCCTGGACCTGGCGACCCTGTTCGCCGGGCCGATGGCCGCCACCCTGCTCGGTGACTTCGGCGCCGAGGTGATCAAGGTCGAGCATCCGGGGCGGCCGGACCCGTCCCGCGGGCACGGGCCGGCGAAGGACGGTGTCGGCCTGTGGTGGAAGGTGCTGGGCCGCAACAAACGCGCGATCACCCTCGACCTGTCGAAGCGGGGCGGCCGTGCCACCCTCCTGAGGCTCGCCGCCACCGCCGACGTGATCGTCGAGAACTTCCGCCCCGGCACGCTGGAGAAGTGGGACCTGGGCTGGGAGGTGCTGTCCGCGGCCAACCCGCGGCTGGTCCTGACCCGGGTCACGGCCTTCGGCCAGTTCGGCCCGTACGCGCACCGGCCCGGTTTCGGCACCCTCGCCGAGGCGATGAGCGGCTTCGCGGCGGTGACCGGCGAGCCGGACGCCCCGCCCACGCTGCCGCCGTTCGGTCTCGCCGACTCCGTCGCGGGCCTGGCGACGGCGTACGCGGTGCTGACCGCGCTGGCCGCCCGGGAGCGCACCGGCGAGGGGCAGGTCGTGGACATGGCGATCATCGAGCCGATCCTCGCCGTGCTGGGACCGCAGCCGACCTGGTACGACCAGCTGGGCTACGTCCAGGAGCGCACCGGCAACCGGTCCGCGAACAACGCCCCGCGCAACACCTACCGCACGGCCGACGGCCACTGGGTCGCCGTGTCCACCTCCGCGCAGTCGGTGGCGGAACGGGTGCTACGGCTGGTGGGGCGCCCCGAGCTGATCGACGAGCCGTGGTTCGCCACCGGGGCCGAGCGGGCAGCGCACGCCGGCGTCCTGGACGAGGCGGTCGGCGCGTGGATCTCCGCCCGGCCCCGCACCGAGGTGCTGACGGCGTTCGAGAAGGCGGAGGCGGCGGCGGCGCCCGTCCAGGACGTCCGCGAGGTCATGACCGACCCGCAGTACCAGGCGCTGCACACGGTCACCACCGTCGACGACCCCGAGCTGGGCCCGCTGCGCATGCAGAACGTCCTGTTCCGGCTGTCGTCGACACCAGGCACGATCCGCTGGGCCGGCCGGCCGCACGGCGCCGACACCGACGCCGTGCTCGGCGAGCTGGGCCTGACCCCGGCGGAGCTGCGCGCCCTGCGCGAGGAGGGCGCCCTGTGA
- a CDS encoding ADP-ribosylglycohydrolase family protein — MLRLTWVQPEDLLGHELHQARLDGREPSRIEARWRAAGGPDAPPAAGASPTRASPYLRQLAEDLLEELADLPSTLADSEPNDLPAIKATWPTPLPAGMRAARGGMGGRWGSPRSCEAESGGGTPQARASETHPRPAPTPAAPGSAPEPALEAAWLGRAIGCLLGKPVEKLPLHAIRALAQATGNWPLTTYFTAKGVPAELLAAHPWNRRSAPASLAENIDGMPEDDDLNYPLLNLLLLQRHGKTFTTTDVATLWLDELPPGRTFTAERLALRNLLSGVEPPHTALHRNPFREWIGALIRADLHGWTNPGDPAAAAEQAHRDATLTHTANGVYAAMFIAATIATAATGTHDVHACLRAGRAVVPPRSRLARAIDHALQLAQRHADFDDVVDALHATYARTHHWVHALPNTALITAALTHANGDFTGSICRAVSGGWDTDSNGATAGSIAGLLAGTPTALPDRWRTPLKNRLATTVADFDGTGFDTLAHLTHLEATRT, encoded by the coding sequence ATGCTCCGACTGACCTGGGTCCAGCCGGAGGACCTCCTCGGCCACGAACTGCATCAGGCCCGCCTGGACGGCCGCGAACCGTCCCGGATCGAGGCGAGATGGCGGGCGGCCGGCGGCCCCGACGCCCCACCCGCAGCGGGCGCCTCCCCGACCCGCGCCTCCCCTTACCTCCGCCAACTCGCGGAAGACCTCTTGGAGGAACTGGCCGACCTCCCCAGCACACTGGCGGATTCCGAACCCAACGACCTCCCAGCGATCAAGGCCACCTGGCCCACCCCGTTGCCTGCGGGCATGCGTGCCGCAAGGGGCGGCATGGGTGGGCGGTGGGGGTCCCCCCGCTCATGCGAAGCCGAGAGTGGGGGAGGCACCCCGCAAGCGCGGGCAAGCGAAACCCACCCCCGCCCAGCTCCCACCCCGGCCGCCCCGGGATCCGCCCCGGAACCCGCCCTGGAAGCCGCCTGGCTGGGCCGCGCCATCGGCTGCCTCCTCGGCAAACCGGTCGAGAAGCTCCCCCTCCACGCCATCCGCGCCCTCGCACAGGCCACCGGCAACTGGCCCCTGACCACCTACTTCACAGCAAAGGGCGTCCCCGCCGAACTCCTCGCCGCCCACCCCTGGAACCGCCGCTCGGCCCCCGCCTCCCTCGCCGAGAACATCGACGGCATGCCCGAGGACGACGACCTCAACTACCCGCTCCTCAACCTGCTCCTCCTCCAGCGCCACGGGAAGACGTTCACCACCACCGACGTGGCCACCCTGTGGCTCGACGAACTCCCGCCCGGCCGTACCTTCACCGCCGAACGCCTGGCCCTGCGCAACCTCCTCAGCGGTGTCGAACCCCCGCACACCGCCCTCCACCGCAACCCCTTCCGGGAGTGGATCGGCGCCCTCATCCGCGCCGACCTGCACGGCTGGACGAACCCGGGCGACCCCGCGGCCGCCGCCGAGCAGGCGCACCGGGACGCCACCCTCACCCACACCGCCAACGGCGTCTACGCGGCCATGTTCATCGCGGCCACCATCGCCACGGCCGCCACCGGCACCCACGACGTCCACGCCTGCCTCCGCGCGGGCCGCGCGGTGGTCCCGCCCCGCTCCCGGCTGGCGCGGGCGATCGACCACGCCCTACAACTGGCCCAGCGCCACGCCGACTTCGACGACGTCGTGGACGCACTGCACGCCACCTACGCGCGCACCCACCACTGGGTGCACGCCCTCCCCAACACCGCCCTGATCACCGCCGCCCTCACCCACGCGAACGGCGACTTCACCGGCTCCATCTGCCGTGCGGTGTCCGGCGGCTGGGACACCGACTCCAACGGCGCGACCGCCGGCAGCATCGCCGGCCTCCTCGCGGGCACTCCCACCGCGCTCCCCGACCGCTGGCGGACCCCGCTGAAGAACCGTCTCGCCACCACCGTCGCCGACTTCGACGGCACCGGCTTCGACACCCTCGCCCACCTCACCCACCTGGAGGCGACCCGCACATGA
- the lgt gene encoding prolipoprotein diacylglyceryl transferase, with product MELAYIPSPSHGVLYLGPIPLRGYAFCIIIGVFLAVWLGNKRWVARGGRPGTVADIAVWAVPFGLVGGRLYHVITDYELYFSPGRDWVDAFKVWQGGLGIWGAIALGALGAWIGARRRGIPMPAYADAVAPGIAFAQACGRWGNWFNQELYGRETHVPWALHITSSEGGRVPGYYHPTFLYESLWCIGVAFLVIWADRRFKLGHGRAFALYVASYCVGRGWIEYMRVDDAHHILGLRLNDWTAMIVFLLAVTYIVVSSKLRPGREAVVEPGASGGSAEGADVAEGDSVGKAGEEPESESGFEPEPESDAAEAKDEAASAPKKS from the coding sequence ATGGAACTTGCCTACATTCCCAGCCCGTCGCACGGGGTGCTCTACCTCGGCCCCATTCCGCTGCGCGGGTACGCCTTCTGCATCATCATCGGCGTCTTCCTCGCCGTCTGGCTCGGCAACAAGCGCTGGGTCGCCCGCGGCGGGCGACCCGGCACGGTCGCCGACATCGCGGTCTGGGCCGTCCCCTTCGGCCTCGTCGGCGGCCGGCTCTACCACGTGATCACGGACTACGAGCTGTACTTCAGCCCCGGCCGTGACTGGGTGGACGCCTTCAAGGTCTGGCAGGGCGGCCTCGGCATCTGGGGCGCGATCGCGCTCGGCGCGCTCGGCGCGTGGATCGGGGCGCGGCGCCGCGGCATCCCGATGCCCGCGTACGCCGACGCCGTGGCGCCCGGCATCGCCTTCGCCCAGGCCTGCGGCCGCTGGGGCAACTGGTTCAACCAGGAGCTGTACGGGCGCGAGACGCATGTTCCGTGGGCGCTGCACATCACCTCCTCCGAGGGCGGCCGGGTGCCGGGCTACTACCACCCGACCTTCCTGTACGAGTCCCTGTGGTGCATCGGCGTCGCCTTCCTGGTCATCTGGGCCGACCGCCGCTTCAAGCTGGGCCACGGGCGGGCCTTCGCCCTGTACGTAGCGTCCTACTGTGTCGGCCGGGGCTGGATCGAGTACATGCGCGTCGACGACGCCCACCACATCCTCGGCCTCCGCCTGAACGACTGGACCGCGATGATCGTGTTCCTGCTGGCGGTGACGTACATCGTGGTGTCCTCGAAGCTGCGGCCGGGCCGGGAGGCCGTGGTCGAGCCGGGTGCCTCCGGCGGTTCGGCGGAGGGGGCGGATGTCGCCGAGGGTGACTCCGTCGGAAAGGCCGGTGAGGAGCCCGAGTCCGAGTCAGGTTTCGAGCCCGAGCCCGAGTCCGATGCGGCAGAGGCCAAGGACGAGGCCGCTTCGGCGCCGAAGAAGAGCTGA
- a CDS encoding DUF2752 domain-containing protein — protein MAPQTAVPLAPYAAPQPGPHAVPHPGPYAVPHPGPYADRPYAGPSQGPPGSLWSRLAVPAGLLAAVAGAFAYVGSVDPNHPGHYPVCPLYAFTGLYCPGCGGLRSAHAFIHGDFLAALQDNVFGVAAYLGFAVLWVVWVVRAVRGRPMRLQLGTRQMWAVGAVLIVFSVVRNLPFGGWLHP, from the coding sequence ATGGCTCCACAGACCGCCGTACCCCTGGCGCCGTACGCCGCCCCGCAGCCGGGCCCGCATGCGGTTCCGCACCCGGGACCGTACGCCGTCCCCCATCCGGGCCCGTACGCCGACCGGCCGTACGCCGGCCCGTCCCAGGGCCCGCCCGGCTCCCTGTGGAGCCGGCTCGCCGTGCCGGCCGGGCTGCTCGCGGCCGTCGCCGGGGCGTTCGCCTACGTCGGCTCCGTCGACCCGAACCACCCCGGGCACTACCCGGTCTGCCCGCTGTACGCGTTCACCGGGCTGTACTGCCCCGGCTGCGGCGGTCTGCGCAGCGCGCACGCGTTCATCCACGGGGACTTCCTCGCCGCCCTGCAGGACAACGTGTTCGGCGTGGCCGCCTACCTCGGGTTCGCGGTGCTGTGGGTCGTCTGGGTGGTCCGCGCCGTCCGCGGGCGGCCGATGCGGCTGCAGCTCGGCACCCGGCAGATGTGGGCCGTCGGGGCGGTGCTGATCGTCTTCTCGGTGGTCCGGAACCTGCCGTTCGGCGGCTGGCTGCATCCTTGA
- a CDS encoding CoA ester lyase, translating to MTPFPLTWLYAPGDRPHIVAKALAAGADVVVIDLEDAVAPDRKEYARAATAELLGEAQQVPVHVRLNALGTPWAEAELATLPSLRGLSGLRLPKVTSPEEVLRVAVATPLPLYALLETALGVERAYAIATAHPAVRGIALGEADLRADLGVRGEAGLDWPRSRVVVAARAAGLAPPSQSVHPDIRDLDGLAAGCAHGRALGFLGRAAIHPRQLPVIRQAYLPGPAEIEQAEEIIKAATTTEGAQALPDGRFIDAAVVATAHRTLSLAPTRP from the coding sequence GTGACCCCGTTCCCGCTCACCTGGCTCTACGCCCCCGGCGACCGCCCGCACATCGTGGCCAAGGCGCTGGCGGCGGGCGCGGACGTGGTGGTGATCGACCTGGAGGACGCGGTCGCCCCCGACCGCAAGGAGTACGCCCGCGCCGCCACCGCCGAGCTGCTCGGCGAGGCCCAGCAGGTCCCGGTCCACGTCCGGCTCAACGCACTGGGCACACCGTGGGCCGAGGCGGAACTGGCCACCCTGCCGTCCCTGCGGGGCCTGTCCGGGCTACGGCTGCCGAAGGTGACGTCCCCGGAGGAGGTGCTGCGGGTCGCCGTGGCCACCCCGCTCCCGCTGTACGCGCTGCTGGAGACGGCCCTCGGCGTCGAGCGGGCGTACGCGATCGCCACCGCGCATCCGGCCGTGCGGGGCATCGCCCTCGGCGAGGCGGACCTGCGGGCCGACCTGGGCGTCCGGGGTGAGGCGGGCCTGGACTGGCCGCGCTCCCGCGTGGTCGTCGCCGCCCGCGCGGCGGGCCTGGCCCCGCCGTCCCAGTCGGTCCACCCCGACATCCGCGACCTCGACGGCCTCGCCGCCGGCTGCGCCCACGGCCGCGCCCTCGGCTTCCTGGGCCGGGCGGCGATCCACCCCCGCCAACTGCCGGTGATCCGCCAGGCCTACCTCCCCGGCCCTGCCGAGATCGAACAAGCGGAAGAGATCATCAAGGCGGCGACGACAACCGAGGGCGCCCAAGCCCTCCCCGACGGCCGCTTCATCGACGCGGCAGTAGTAGCCACAGCCCACAGAACCCTCTCCCTGGCCCCCACCAGACCATGA
- the rbsK gene encoding ribokinase, protein MTHIAVLGSTNMDLVTYVAKAPQRGETVTGREFRTIPGGKGANQAIAAARAGATVSMIGAVGNDAFGVRLRATLEHSGVDTDFLRTVEGPSGTAHIVVDDEGGNSIVVIPGANGTVDHLSPGDEGVLASADALLLQLEIPLAAVVAGAQAAHRHGVRTVLTPAPAQPLPPELLAVTDLLVPNQYEAITLTGLTDPRAAAAALLDLVPEVVVTLGEAGSLYLARGTEPLVVPARQVTAVDSTGAGDTFAGALAVALAEEKPVREALTWAAAAAALSVQREGASASMPYRPEIEAQYTA, encoded by the coding sequence ATGACCCACATCGCCGTCCTCGGCAGCACGAACATGGACCTGGTCACCTATGTCGCCAAGGCCCCGCAGCGCGGCGAGACCGTCACGGGACGGGAGTTCCGTACGATCCCCGGCGGCAAGGGCGCCAACCAGGCGATCGCCGCCGCCCGCGCCGGCGCCACCGTCTCGATGATCGGCGCGGTCGGCAACGACGCGTTCGGCGTGCGGCTGCGCGCCACCCTCGAACACTCCGGTGTGGACACGGACTTCCTGCGCACGGTCGAGGGCCCGTCCGGCACCGCGCACATCGTGGTCGACGACGAGGGCGGCAACTCCATCGTCGTCATCCCCGGCGCCAACGGCACGGTCGACCACCTCTCCCCCGGCGACGAGGGTGTCCTCGCGTCCGCCGACGCGCTGCTGCTGCAACTGGAGATCCCGCTCGCCGCCGTCGTCGCCGGCGCCCAGGCGGCCCACCGGCACGGGGTCCGTACGGTCCTCACCCCGGCCCCCGCCCAGCCACTGCCACCCGAACTGCTCGCGGTGACCGACCTGCTGGTGCCCAACCAGTACGAGGCGATCACCCTCACCGGACTCACCGACCCGCGCGCCGCGGCCGCCGCCCTGCTCGATCTCGTACCGGAGGTGGTGGTCACCCTGGGCGAGGCCGGCAGCCTGTACCTGGCCCGGGGGACGGAGCCGCTGGTGGTGCCCGCGCGGCAGGTGACCGCCGTCGACTCCACGGGCGCGGGCGACACCTTCGCCGGCGCGCTCGCCGTCGCCCTCGCCGAGGAGAAACCGGTGCGGGAGGCGCTGACCTGGGCGGCGGCCGCGGCGGCGCTCTCCGTGCAGCGGGAAGGCGCGTCGGCTTCGATGCCGTACCGCCCCGAGATCGAGGCGCAGTACACGGCATGA
- a CDS encoding HGxxPAAW family protein, with protein MADSSHGHTPAAWTGVIIAFIGFCVSGAFMVMDQPVGFWAGMVLVIGGAVVGGIMRLMGLGQQKRSAVGQRTTPAATREPAGAES; from the coding sequence ATGGCGGACAGCAGCCACGGTCACACCCCGGCCGCCTGGACCGGCGTCATCATCGCCTTCATAGGTTTCTGCGTCTCGGGCGCGTTCATGGTGATGGACCAGCCGGTCGGCTTCTGGGCGGGCATGGTCCTCGTGATCGGCGGCGCTGTCGTGGGCGGCATCATGCGCCTCATGGGCCTGGGCCAGCAGAAGCGCTCCGCCGTCGGCCAGCGCACCACGCCCGCCGCGACGCGCGAGCCGGCCGGCGCCGAGAGCTGA
- the trpC gene encoding indole-3-glycerol phosphate synthase TrpC produces the protein MSVLDEILDGVRADLAERQARVSLDELKERAAKARPAKDGVAALKGDGVKVICEVKRSSPSKGALAAIADPAALAGDYEAGGAAVISVLTEQRRFGGSLADLEAVRARVDIPVLRKDFVVTSYQLWEARAYGADLVLLIVAALEQPALESLIERAGSIGLTPLVEVHDEDEVERAVDAGARVIGVNARNLKTLEVDRGTFERVAPEIPDHLVRVAESGVRGPHDLIAYANAGADAVLVGESLVTGRDPKAAVSDLVAAGEHPALRHGRG, from the coding sequence GTGAGTGTGCTCGACGAGATCCTCGACGGAGTCCGTGCCGACCTCGCGGAGCGGCAGGCGCGCGTCAGCCTCGACGAGCTCAAGGAGCGTGCCGCCAAGGCCCGGCCCGCCAAGGACGGGGTCGCCGCGCTGAAGGGCGACGGCGTCAAGGTCATCTGCGAGGTCAAGCGTTCCAGCCCCTCCAAGGGCGCGCTCGCCGCGATCGCCGACCCCGCCGCGCTCGCCGGGGACTACGAGGCGGGCGGCGCCGCCGTCATCTCCGTGCTCACCGAGCAGCGCCGCTTCGGCGGCTCGCTGGCCGACCTGGAGGCCGTCCGCGCGCGCGTGGACATCCCGGTCCTGCGCAAGGACTTCGTCGTCACGTCGTACCAGCTGTGGGAGGCCCGCGCGTACGGCGCCGACCTCGTGCTGCTGATCGTCGCGGCGCTGGAGCAGCCGGCCCTGGAGTCGCTGATCGAGCGGGCCGGGTCCATCGGGCTGACCCCGCTGGTCGAGGTGCACGACGAGGACGAGGTCGAGCGGGCCGTGGACGCGGGCGCCCGGGTGATCGGCGTCAACGCGCGGAACCTGAAGACGCTGGAGGTCGACCGCGGCACGTTCGAGCGGGTCGCCCCGGAGATCCCGGACCACCTGGTACGGGTCGCCGAGTCGGGTGTGCGCGGGCCGCACGACCTCATCGCGTACGCCAACGCGGGCGCCGACGCCGTACTGGTGGGCGAGTCCCTCGTCACCGGGCGCGACCCGAAGGCCGCCGTGTCCGACCTGGTCGCCGCCGGCGAGCATCCCGCGCTGCGGCACGGGCGGGGCTGA